The Mycolicibacterium hassiacum DSM 44199 genome includes a window with the following:
- a CDS encoding heavy metal translocating P-type ATPase, producing the protein MSHPAAGTSVVDLAIEGMTCAACANRIERKLNKIDGVSATVNFATETAHVEYPDGLTPGVLVAAVEDAGYRARLARTEQPAQEQDPTADLRRRLLISLALTVPVIAMAMIPPLQFTHWQWLSLTLAAPVVVWGAWPFHRAAWTNLRHGTATMDTLVSMGTLAAFGWSLYALFWGTAGMPGLTHTFHWTISHVDGSANIYLEAAAGVTTFLLAGRYFEARAKRRAGAALRALTQLGAKDAVVRDDGTERRVPIDRLRVGDEFVVRPGERIATDGVVLEGRSAVDASMLTGESIPVEVGPGDRVVGATVNVDGRLVVRAERVGADTQLAQMARLVDQAQAGKAPVQRLADRISAVFVPIVLALSAATLIFWLAVGASAAAAFTAAVSVLIIACPCALGLATPTALMVGTGRAAQLGILIRGPEVLESTRRIDTILLDKTGTLTTGAMTVVEVVAAGAEQPDEVLRLAGAVEAGSEHPIARAITAHARAKLGTLPAAEEFTNRRGLGVQGMVRLGGPAGTDAVRVEVGRPRMFDSLPPELADAVARAEADGRTAVVVGCDGAARGVLVVADEVKPDSAAAVARLRRLGLRPIMLTGDNESAAKAVAAQVGIDEVIAGVLPADKLDTVRRLQAEGRVVAMVGDGVNDAAALARADLGLAMGSGTDVAIEASDLTLVRNDVNAVADAILLSRRTLATIKGNLFWAFAYNIAALPLAAAGLLNPMIAGATMAFSSVFVVSNSLRLRRFTPRR; encoded by the coding sequence ATGTCCCACCCCGCTGCCGGCACCTCGGTCGTCGACCTGGCGATCGAGGGCATGACATGCGCGGCGTGCGCGAACCGAATCGAGCGGAAACTCAACAAGATCGACGGGGTGTCCGCGACGGTGAACTTCGCCACCGAGACCGCGCACGTCGAGTACCCGGACGGACTGACGCCGGGGGTGCTGGTGGCCGCCGTCGAGGACGCGGGCTACCGGGCCCGGCTGGCACGCACCGAACAGCCCGCGCAGGAGCAGGACCCGACCGCGGACCTGCGCCGGCGACTGCTGATCTCGCTCGCATTGACCGTGCCGGTGATCGCGATGGCGATGATCCCGCCGCTGCAGTTCACCCACTGGCAGTGGCTGTCGCTGACCCTGGCCGCTCCGGTGGTCGTCTGGGGCGCCTGGCCGTTTCACCGCGCGGCCTGGACCAACCTGCGTCACGGCACGGCCACCATGGACACCCTGGTCTCGATGGGCACCCTGGCCGCGTTCGGGTGGTCGCTGTACGCCCTGTTCTGGGGCACCGCCGGGATGCCCGGGCTGACCCACACCTTCCACTGGACGATCTCCCACGTCGACGGCAGCGCCAACATCTATCTGGAGGCCGCCGCGGGTGTCACGACCTTCCTGCTGGCCGGACGCTACTTCGAGGCACGCGCCAAACGGCGGGCCGGTGCGGCGCTGCGGGCACTGACCCAACTCGGCGCCAAGGACGCGGTGGTCCGCGACGACGGGACCGAACGCCGCGTCCCGATCGATCGGCTGCGGGTGGGCGACGAGTTCGTGGTCCGGCCCGGCGAGCGCATCGCCACCGACGGGGTGGTACTCGAGGGCAGGTCGGCCGTCGACGCGTCGATGCTGACCGGCGAGTCGATTCCGGTCGAGGTCGGGCCCGGTGACCGGGTGGTGGGCGCCACGGTGAACGTCGACGGCCGGCTGGTGGTGCGGGCCGAACGGGTGGGCGCCGACACCCAACTGGCGCAGATGGCGCGGCTGGTCGATCAGGCGCAGGCCGGTAAGGCGCCGGTGCAGCGGCTGGCCGACCGCATCTCGGCGGTGTTCGTGCCGATCGTGCTCGCGTTGTCGGCGGCGACGCTGATCTTCTGGCTGGCGGTCGGCGCGTCGGCAGCGGCGGCCTTCACCGCCGCGGTCTCGGTGCTGATCATCGCCTGCCCCTGCGCGCTGGGGCTCGCCACCCCGACCGCGTTGATGGTCGGCACCGGCCGGGCCGCGCAGCTGGGCATCCTCATCAGGGGCCCGGAGGTGCTGGAGTCCACCCGGCGCATCGACACCATCCTGCTGGACAAGACCGGCACCCTCACCACCGGCGCGATGACGGTGGTGGAGGTGGTCGCGGCCGGAGCCGAACAGCCCGACGAGGTCCTGCGCCTGGCCGGGGCGGTGGAGGCGGGTTCGGAGCACCCGATCGCCCGCGCGATCACCGCGCACGCCCGCGCCAAGCTCGGAACCCTTCCGGCCGCAGAGGAGTTCACCAACCGGCGCGGGTTGGGTGTGCAGGGCATGGTACGCCTCGGCGGTCCTGCCGGCACCGATGCTGTTCGCGTCGAGGTGGGCCGCCCGCGGATGTTCGATTCGCTGCCCCCCGAGCTCGCCGACGCGGTGGCCCGCGCCGAGGCCGACGGCCGGACCGCGGTAGTGGTGGGCTGCGACGGCGCGGCGCGCGGGGTGCTGGTGGTTGCCGACGAGGTCAAACCCGACTCGGCTGCGGCCGTCGCCCGGCTGCGCCGACTGGGGTTGCGCCCGATCATGCTCACCGGCGACAACGAATCAGCCGCCAAAGCCGTTGCCGCACAGGTGGGTATCGATGAAGTGATCGCCGGGGTGCTGCCGGCCGACAAACTCGATACCGTGCGCCGGTTGCAGGCCGAGGGCCGGGTGGTGGCAATGGTGGGCGACGGCGTCAACGACGCCGCCGCCCTGGCCCGCGCCGACCTGGGTCTGGCGATGGGCAGCGGAACCGATGTGGCGATCGAAGCCAGCGATCTGACCCTGGTACGCAACGATGTGAACGCGGTCGCCGATGCGATCCTGCTCTCGCGCCGCACGCTGGCGACGATCAAGGGCAACCTGTTCTGGGCGTTCGCGTACAACATCGCCGCGCTGCCGTTGGCCGCCGCCGGCCTGCTCAACCCGATGATTGCCGGTGCGACAATGGCTTTCAGCTCGGTGTTCGTGGTGAGCAACAGTCTTCGGCTGCGCCGGTTCACCCCGCGGCGCTAG
- a CDS encoding NAD-dependent epimerase/dehydratase family protein, translating into MRGRKILIAGATGQVAVPVATALAADNEVWGIARFADPAVRDGLESAGVRCQPVNLASGVFDGVPTDFDYVINFAVAKSGRWNVDLAVNADAVGLLMAHCRTAQAFLHCSSAAVYDPPGDEPRTEEAALGDNHKPLFPTYSISKIAGEAVVRTCARVLGVPTVIARLNVPYGDNGGWPYFHLEMMLAGMAIPVPPGGPARYNPIHEDDIIATLPKLLAAASVPAVTVNWAGDQVVSLQEWCGYLGSLVGREPVFEESPQALRPNPVDVTRMHELVGGATVDWRDGMRRMVAACHPELLAG; encoded by the coding sequence ATGCGGGGCCGAAAAATTCTCATCGCCGGGGCGACCGGTCAGGTCGCCGTTCCGGTCGCCACGGCGCTGGCCGCCGATAACGAGGTGTGGGGGATCGCGCGATTCGCCGACCCGGCGGTGCGTGACGGTCTGGAGTCGGCCGGCGTGCGGTGTCAGCCCGTCAACCTGGCGTCGGGCGTGTTCGACGGTGTCCCAACGGACTTCGACTACGTCATCAATTTCGCGGTGGCCAAGAGTGGCCGCTGGAACGTCGACCTGGCGGTCAACGCGGACGCGGTCGGGTTGTTGATGGCGCACTGCCGTACCGCGCAGGCGTTTCTGCACTGCTCCTCGGCCGCGGTCTACGACCCGCCCGGCGACGAGCCGCGCACCGAGGAAGCTGCCCTCGGCGACAATCACAAACCGCTGTTCCCGACGTATTCGATCAGCAAGATCGCCGGGGAGGCGGTGGTACGGACCTGTGCGCGGGTGCTGGGCGTGCCCACCGTCATCGCCCGGCTCAACGTGCCGTACGGCGACAACGGTGGCTGGCCCTATTTCCACCTGGAGATGATGCTGGCCGGCATGGCGATCCCGGTGCCGCCGGGCGGCCCGGCCCGCTACAACCCCATCCACGAGGACGACATCATCGCCACTCTCCCGAAACTGCTGGCGGCGGCGTCGGTTCCGGCGGTCACGGTGAACTGGGCCGGTGATCAGGTCGTCAGCCTTCAGGAGTGGTGTGGCTATCTGGGGTCGTTGGTCGGGCGCGAGCCGGTGTTCGAGGAGAGCCCGCAGGCGTTGCGGCCCAACCCGGTCGACGTCACGCGGATGCACGAGCTGGTCGGCGGCGCCACCGTGGACTGGCGTGACGGGATGCGGCGGATGGTCGCCGCCTGCCACCCGGAGCTGCTGGCGGGCTAG
- a CDS encoding adenylate/guanylate cyclase domain-containing protein has product MSSGRRGVYVGPVAEDVDIAASGLLDGLEGEARAERAELVEWLLHRGFSVDQIRHALAPVLLPARRLVGDDGRLVSARAVCERAGMDLEVWYRFMRAMGLPTDDDPDAPVYPRADAEAAAFAQRFIALGLDADQLIPVTRTLADGLGRAAEEMRHAALSTVLDPTAREVDVARSAEALVAATAPLLEQMIQEMLRLQLRRMMETEAVTASERAEGRRLPGARPVTIGFADLVGFTRLGELVPPEDLERLAGKLVETAGEVVEPPVRLVKTIGDAVMLAGPDPGEVVDDLLALVEAAADDDEFPRLRAGAATGMAVSRAGDWYGSPVNLASRVTGVARPGSVLVAESTHDALRDDPRFTWSFAGARRLKGIKNDVKLFRVRRAGTRPVRADPPGDGRT; this is encoded by the coding sequence ATGTCCTCGGGGAGACGCGGGGTATACGTTGGGCCGGTGGCCGAAGACGTCGACATCGCTGCGTCCGGTCTGCTCGACGGCCTCGAGGGGGAGGCGCGCGCCGAGCGGGCCGAACTGGTCGAGTGGCTGCTGCACCGCGGGTTCAGCGTCGACCAGATCAGGCACGCGCTCGCCCCGGTGCTGCTGCCGGCGCGCCGGCTCGTCGGCGACGACGGCCGCCTGGTGTCGGCCCGGGCGGTGTGCGAACGCGCCGGGATGGACCTCGAGGTCTGGTACCGGTTCATGCGGGCGATGGGCCTGCCCACCGACGACGATCCCGACGCACCGGTGTACCCGCGTGCCGACGCCGAGGCCGCCGCATTCGCGCAGCGGTTCATCGCGCTCGGCCTCGATGCCGATCAGCTGATCCCGGTGACCCGCACACTGGCCGACGGCCTGGGCCGGGCCGCCGAGGAGATGCGCCATGCCGCCCTGTCGACCGTGCTGGACCCGACCGCACGCGAGGTCGATGTCGCCCGCAGCGCCGAGGCGCTGGTCGCCGCGACGGCGCCGCTGCTGGAGCAGATGATCCAGGAGATGCTGCGGCTGCAGCTGCGTCGGATGATGGAGACCGAGGCCGTCACCGCCAGCGAACGCGCCGAGGGGCGGCGGCTGCCCGGCGCCCGGCCGGTCACGATCGGCTTCGCCGACCTGGTCGGCTTCACCCGGCTGGGCGAGCTGGTGCCGCCCGAGGATCTGGAACGGCTGGCCGGGAAGCTGGTCGAGACGGCGGGGGAGGTGGTGGAGCCGCCGGTGCGCCTGGTGAAAACCATCGGCGACGCGGTGATGCTGGCGGGACCGGACCCGGGCGAGGTGGTCGACGATCTGCTCGCTCTGGTGGAGGCGGCCGCCGACGACGACGAGTTCCCGCGGCTACGAGCGGGTGCGGCCACCGGGATGGCGGTGAGCCGCGCCGGCGACTGGTACGGCAGCCCGGTCAACCTGGCCAGCCGGGTGACCGGGGTGGCGCGCCCGGGGTCGGTGCTGGTGGCCGAGTCCACCCACGACGCACTGCGCGACGACCCGCGATTCACCTGGTCGTTCGCCGGGGCGCGGCGGCTCAAGGGGATCAAGAACGACGTCAAACTGTTTCGGGTGCGCCGCGCGGGAACCCGGCCGGTGCGGGCAGACCCGCCCGGCGACGGCCGGACCTGA
- a CDS encoding DNA-deoxyinosine glycosylase, translating into MATPLLHGFAPIIGPGAHTLILGNMPSVMSLAAGQYYANPRNAFWRIMGELFGFGPDEPYDERTAALRAHGIAVWDVLRSCRRVGSLDSSVRPDSMVANDFGALFRRYPGIDRVFFNGAAAERNFARLVPDPPALHYRRLPSTSPARTMRYADKLAAWRAALTA; encoded by the coding sequence ATGGCCACACCGCTGCTGCACGGGTTCGCGCCGATCATCGGCCCCGGGGCGCACACCCTGATCCTCGGCAACATGCCCAGCGTGATGTCGCTGGCAGCCGGTCAGTACTACGCCAATCCGCGCAACGCGTTCTGGCGGATCATGGGTGAGCTGTTCGGGTTCGGCCCGGACGAACCCTACGACGAGCGCACCGCGGCGTTGCGTGCGCACGGCATCGCGGTATGGGACGTGCTGCGCTCGTGCCGGCGCGTCGGCAGCCTGGACTCGTCGGTGCGGCCGGACAGCATGGTGGCCAACGACTTCGGGGCGCTGTTTCGCCGGTACCCCGGCATCGACCGGGTGTTCTTCAACGGCGCGGCCGCCGAACGCAATTTCGCCCGGCTGGTCCCCGACCCGCCCGCGCTGCACTACCGGCGGCTACCGTCCACCAGCCCCGCCCGGACCATGCGCTACGCCGACAAACTGGCCGCCTGGCGCGCGGCGCTGACCGCCTAG
- a CDS encoding amidase, with translation MDDRELAFAGAARQAELLADATITAPQLLEVYLERIERLDSTLRAFRVVRAKAARREAADAQRRLEAGERLPLLGVPIAIKDDVDVAGEVTGYGTSAHGPAVGADAEVVRRLRAAGAVIVGKTAVPEMTLWSFTETLTHGATRNPWHTDYTPGGSSGGSGAAVAAGLVPMALGSDGMGSIRIPSTWCGLFGLKPQRDRVPLAPHDDAWNGLTCYGPMARTVLDAALFLEVASGESGFVEAARREPGRLRVALSTRVPPPLTARVGRVQRAAVEEAGALLRELGHEVIERDPDYPPAAVVQALARYFRGVHDAVRALPHPERLEARTRNFARIGGLISDHRMTRIRAVESLVAERITAIFDDVDVVVTPGTAAGPSRVGAWQRRGAITTLALCAQRVPFQAAFNLTGQPAAVVPWGFDEHGVPTSIQLVGRPHDEATLLSLGAQLERAHPWAQYRPPVS, from the coding sequence ATGGACGACCGAGAACTGGCATTCGCCGGCGCAGCGCGGCAGGCCGAGCTGCTTGCCGATGCGACGATCACCGCACCACAGCTGCTGGAGGTCTACCTCGAGCGCATCGAGCGGCTGGACAGCACGTTGCGTGCCTTTCGCGTGGTACGCGCGAAGGCCGCGCGCCGGGAGGCGGCGGACGCCCAGCGCCGGCTCGAGGCCGGTGAGCGGCTGCCGCTGCTCGGCGTGCCGATCGCGATCAAGGACGACGTCGACGTCGCCGGGGAGGTGACCGGCTACGGCACCTCGGCCCACGGCCCGGCCGTCGGCGCCGACGCCGAGGTGGTGCGGCGGTTGCGCGCGGCTGGGGCGGTGATCGTCGGCAAGACCGCGGTGCCGGAGATGACGCTGTGGTCGTTCACCGAGACGCTGACCCACGGGGCGACCCGCAACCCCTGGCACACCGACTACACGCCCGGCGGCAGCAGCGGCGGCAGCGGTGCGGCGGTGGCCGCGGGGCTGGTGCCGATGGCGCTGGGCTCCGACGGGATGGGTTCGATCCGGATCCCGTCGACGTGGTGCGGGCTGTTCGGGCTCAAACCGCAACGCGACCGGGTGCCGTTGGCGCCGCACGACGACGCCTGGAACGGCCTGACCTGTTACGGTCCGATGGCGCGCACCGTGCTCGACGCGGCGCTGTTCCTCGAGGTCGCCAGCGGGGAGTCCGGATTTGTCGAGGCGGCCCGCCGGGAGCCCGGCCGGCTGCGGGTGGCGCTGAGCACCCGCGTGCCGCCGCCGCTGACCGCCCGGGTGGGCCGCGTGCAGCGCGCCGCCGTCGAAGAGGCCGGCGCGTTGCTGCGCGAGCTCGGTCATGAGGTGATCGAGCGCGACCCCGACTACCCGCCGGCCGCGGTCGTGCAGGCGCTGGCGCGTTACTTCCGCGGGGTGCACGACGCCGTGCGCGCGCTGCCGCACCCGGAGCGGCTGGAAGCCCGCACCCGCAACTTCGCCCGTATCGGCGGGCTGATCTCCGATCACCGGATGACGCGCATCCGAGCCGTGGAAAGCCTCGTGGCCGAACGTATTACGGCGATCTTCGACGATGTCGATGTGGTCGTCACGCCGGGCACGGCCGCCGGCCCGTCGCGGGTGGGCGCCTGGCAGCGCCGCGGTGCGATCACCACCCTGGCGTTGTGCGCGCAACGGGTGCCGTTCCAGGCGGCGTTCAATCTGACCGGCCAGCCCGCCGCCGTTGTGCCCTGGGGGTTCGACGAGCACGGGGTGCCGACCTCGATTCAGCTGGTGGGTCGTCCGCACGACGAGGCCACGTTGTTGTCGCTGGGTGCCCAGCTGGAGCGGGCGCATCCCTGGGCGCAGTACCGACCGCCGGTGTCCTAG
- a CDS encoding HIT family protein codes for MSCVFCAIVAGEAPAIRIYEDDDVLAILDIRPFSRGHTLVIPKQHTVDLTDTPPETIAAMATVGQRIARAARRSGLHADGNNIVINDGKAAFQTVFHIHLHVIPRREGDRMSVAKNMLLRRDPDREESGRLLREALAQLDSTPQD; via the coding sequence ATGTCCTGTGTGTTCTGCGCGATCGTCGCCGGCGAGGCTCCCGCGATCCGGATCTACGAAGACGACGACGTCCTGGCCATCCTCGACATCCGCCCGTTCAGCCGCGGCCACACCCTGGTCATTCCCAAGCAGCACACCGTCGACCTGACCGACACCCCGCCGGAGACCATCGCGGCGATGGCGACCGTCGGCCAGCGCATCGCCCGCGCCGCGCGCCGCTCGGGTCTGCACGCCGACGGCAACAACATCGTGATCAACGACGGGAAAGCGGCGTTCCAGACGGTGTTTCACATCCATCTGCACGTGATCCCCCGCCGCGAGGGCGACCGGATGTCGGTCGCCAAGAACATGCTGCTGCGTCGCGACCCCGACCGCGAGGAGAGCGGCCGACTGCTGCGCGAGGCCCTGGCGCAACTGGACTCCACCCCGCAGGACTGA
- a CDS encoding LLM class flavin-dependent oxidoreductase, whose protein sequence is MRLSVLDLVPVRTDQTTADAVAASTRLAQTADRLGYTRYWVAEHHNMPSVAATSPPVLIAHLAAHTRRLRIGSGGVMLPNHAPLAVAEQFALLEAAHPGRIDLGIGRAPGTDPVTSLALRGGRDDRDIEAFPNYLDDIVAMMSPRGVRVPIPNHRYILKATPAAAGVPRLWLLGSSMYSAHLAAAKGLPYVFAHHFSGQGTDEALAVYRDEFRPSAHAAEPVTFLTVDAVVAETRAEAEALALPNLQMMARLRTGQPLGALDLVEDAEAKTLDPNAARIVEAGLRRAVVGTPSEAAEQIRALAAHFEVDEVMINPVASARRGTDPATAPGREKTLELLAKELF, encoded by the coding sequence ATGCGGCTCTCCGTGCTCGACCTCGTTCCCGTGCGCACCGACCAGACGACCGCCGACGCGGTGGCGGCGTCCACGCGGCTGGCGCAGACCGCCGACCGGCTCGGCTACACCCGCTACTGGGTGGCCGAACACCACAACATGCCGTCGGTGGCGGCCACCAGCCCGCCGGTGCTCATCGCGCACCTGGCCGCACACACCCGCCGGCTACGGATCGGCTCGGGCGGGGTGATGCTGCCCAACCATGCTCCGCTGGCCGTCGCGGAACAGTTCGCGCTGCTGGAGGCGGCGCACCCGGGCCGCATCGACCTCGGCATCGGGCGCGCACCAGGCACCGATCCGGTGACGTCGCTGGCGCTGCGCGGGGGCCGTGACGACCGCGACATCGAGGCGTTCCCGAACTACCTCGACGACATCGTCGCGATGATGAGCCCGCGCGGGGTCCGGGTGCCGATCCCCAACCACCGCTACATCCTCAAGGCCACCCCCGCGGCGGCCGGCGTCCCGCGGCTGTGGCTGCTGGGCTCGTCGATGTACTCGGCTCACCTCGCCGCCGCCAAGGGGCTGCCGTACGTGTTCGCCCATCACTTCTCCGGGCAGGGCACCGACGAGGCACTCGCCGTCTACCGCGACGAGTTCCGCCCCAGCGCCCACGCCGCCGAGCCGGTCACGTTCTTGACCGTCGATGCGGTCGTCGCCGAAACCCGCGCCGAGGCAGAGGCTCTGGCGTTGCCCAACCTGCAGATGATGGCCCGGCTGCGCACCGGCCAGCCGCTCGGTGCGCTCGATCTGGTGGAGGACGCCGAGGCGAAGACCCTCGACCCGAACGCCGCGCGCATCGTCGAGGCCGGCCTGCGCCGGGCGGTGGTGGGCACCCCCAGCGAGGCTGCCGAGCAGATCCGCGCGCTGGCAGCGCATTTCGAGGTCGACGAGGTGATGATCAACCCCGTGGCCTCGGCGCGTCGCGGCACCGACCCGGCCACCGCGCCGGGCCGGGAGAAGACGCTGGAGTTGCTCGCCAAGGAACTGTTCTGA
- a CDS encoding uracil-DNA glycosylase has translation MKAPHPRTGVLFDSPVPPGTGWPGDPATKRTAVAGSAAQVAELAMAVKSLKQLDAQVSVCRACPRLVQWREEVAAEKRKAFADEPYWGRPVPGWGATRPRVLIVGLAPAAHGANRTGRIFTGDRSGDFLVAALHRAGLANQSLCVDAADGLQLNDTRVVAAVRCAPPGNAPTPAERSTCAPWLEAEWRLLRRSVRVIVTLGGFAWRGALQMVRSAGTPVPSPAPRFGHGVLVDLGEVWLLGCYHPSQQNTFTGKLTPEMLDAVFARAKDLAGG, from the coding sequence GTGAAGGCACCCCATCCGCGTACCGGAGTCCTGTTCGACTCGCCCGTGCCGCCGGGCACCGGTTGGCCGGGGGACCCCGCTACGAAGCGGACCGCGGTGGCCGGCAGCGCGGCGCAGGTCGCCGAGTTGGCGATGGCGGTGAAGAGCCTCAAACAGCTCGACGCGCAGGTGTCGGTGTGCCGCGCCTGCCCCCGGCTCGTGCAGTGGCGCGAGGAGGTGGCGGCCGAGAAACGCAAGGCGTTCGCCGACGAACCCTACTGGGGCCGGCCCGTGCCGGGCTGGGGCGCGACGCGGCCGCGGGTGCTGATCGTCGGGCTCGCCCCGGCCGCACACGGCGCCAACCGCACCGGTCGCATCTTCACCGGTGATCGTTCCGGCGATTTCCTCGTCGCCGCACTGCATCGTGCCGGGCTGGCAAACCAGTCGCTGTGTGTGGATGCCGCAGACGGCTTGCAACTCAACGACACTCGTGTCGTTGCCGCGGTGCGGTGCGCGCCGCCGGGTAATGCGCCGACGCCGGCCGAGCGGTCGACCTGCGCCCCCTGGCTGGAGGCCGAGTGGCGGCTGCTGCGGCGGTCGGTGCGGGTCATCGTGACGCTCGGCGGGTTCGCCTGGCGCGGGGCGCTGCAAATGGTGCGCTCGGCCGGTACACCGGTGCCCAGCCCTGCGCCGCGGTTCGGCCACGGTGTGCTCGTCGACCTGGGCGAGGTGTGGCTGCTCGGGTGCTATCACCCCAGCCAGCAGAACACCTTCACCGGCAAGCTCACTCCCGAGATGCTCGACGCGGTGTTCGCCCGGGCCAAGGACCTGGCCGGCGGGTGA